TCCGATGATGACCTCACTCATCTCCGCTCCTGCCTGGAGCTCTGCTTCGTTGATCACCGTTTGGATGGTCTTCAAGGTCTGCTCAATATTAACGATGGAACCGGCGCGAACTCCTTCACTGGAGTGCTCACAGATGCTGTCTACCATCAACTGGCCATCCCGGCTCACTGAGCCGATAACGCACCTAGTTCGGCTTGAGCCTATATCCAGTCCCATCAACATCTTATCACCAGCCATTACAACAACCCCCTTCTGGTCGGTCTCATTACCTGCGCACCAAACCCTCTCGATAGAGGTCATAACGCTTGTCTTCCGAGCTGAGGAAGGAGAGTGTATCCTTCTGGTCCTGCTGGGCCAGTGCTACGGCCGCTTGTATCTGGGCGGTCCCTACAGGCTCCCTCACCCAAATCTGGGCATTGAGGGACGAGATTTCCAAAACCATCTTTCCAAAGCTGTTACTACTATTATTATCGTATTTTATACTTGTTATCAAGGTAGTTTTCTCTCCAAGGGAATTTGCCAATTCCATGACCTGATGAAATGAGCGGTCAAGTCCATAGACTCTGAGCATCTGAGCATAGGATGGAGGTACCAGGATAGTCACCACTTCCTTTTTCCATGCATCAATATCTTCGCCAGGCAATCTCACCAAAGTATTTTCCGCAACCAGATAGGTCTCTTTCCCATCATTGGTCTGTACCAAAGCAGGACTTTCCACCAAGGAAACAGTTGCTACCAGAGAGGAAGGTAATGTTCTTTTAAGCTCCAGGGATGCAATTGTTGGGTATGACTCCAACTCCCGCTCCAGATGATTGAAATTCAGTTCAAAAAGCGAGCGCCCCACAAAGGTTGCCAGATGTTCCTTGAGTGAGGAGGGAACTTTTTCTTTCCCATTTACCGCAACAACCTTGATCGTGGTGATATTGAACTGAGGAAGTGAACGGAGTGTAATGAACACCAGGAACACAACCAAGGGAAGTATCATCACGGTCAACTTCACCCCAATCGGTATGCGTCTCATTCAACGCCCCCTTGGGAGGGAAACTGAATCGCTGCTCGCTCCTCTTTGCCCAATGAACTCTTGTACAGTGGTATCCTACCACTGCTGATCAGTAGAATTCGGTAGAGCATCGCACAGCTGAGCAATACCACCAGGATATTGGTTCCCCCTTGGCTGAAGAACGGTAGGGGGATACCGGTGGGCGGCAACAACGCAGTTACCACTCCAAGATTCAGGATGGCTTGGAAGAGGATCATACTGGTCAGGCCAAAGGCCATCAGACTGAGAAAACGATCCCTGTCCTGCATCCTGCGACTTGCATGGTATCCAAGAATCGCAAACATGAGAAAGAGTGCGAGAATAAAAGCTCCACCCACAAGTCCCAATTCCTCGCAAACTGAGGCAAATATGAAGTCACTCTGGACCTCAGGCAGGAGTCCAAGCTTGTAGGAACCATTGCCCAGGCCTACCCCAAACATCCCTCCTGATGAGATTGCCTTCAGTCCGGTACTTACCTGATAACTCATCCCACTAGGATCAAGGGAAGGAAACAGAAAGGAGAAGATTCGCTTTACACGGTAGGGTTGGCTGAACATCGCAACAATCGCTGGAGGGACCAGGAATGCAAGAAGAATGACCATGTGAAGTATCCTGAACCCACTTGCGATCAACATGGCAAAACAGATAAACAGGAACAAGAGTGCTGAGGAGTAGTCCCGCTGGAGAAAGATCAACAAGGTAATCACCAAGCTGATCACTATGGGTAGTCCATGACGAAGAAGCATGGATTGATCGCTACGGTCCTTCCTATGGTAGGCAGCAAAGAAAAGAATGATCCCTACTTTCGCAAACTCTGAAGGCTGGAAGGATGGAATGGGTCCGATCTGCAACCACCGTTTGGAACCCAAACGTTCCTGCCCAAATGGACTGAAAAGAGTCAACAGGAGGAGAATCATGGATACTGCCAATGCAAAATAGGAAATATGCTCTATCCATCGAATGGGGATATAACGGATGACCAACCAACCTACTACTGCCAGGGCTACAAACATCAGTTGTCTTGTGAAAAAGTAATGATGAGGAAGTCCATGTATCAGGGCTTCATTGTATGAGGCACTATACAACATGGTCAGTCCAAGAGAACTAATCAGGATGACGATACAGAGGAAAGTGAAGGCACTCAGGTTTCTTCCGCCCTCCTCAAGTGGTTCTTCTTTTTGCCGCCAGTCATCAAAATCCCTTCGTATATCCATGGTATTCACCTACTAATCAGCAGTGAGACTGCTGCAAACAACCAGGACACCAAGGTGAAAGCAACCACAATACGGCTCTCTTTCACCCCCTTGAGTTCATATGCATGGTGCAATGGGGCAATGGTAAATACCTTTCGGCCAAACCGTCTGATGGAAATGATCTGTATCAGGCTGGAAGCCAGCTCAAGAAGGAATAATCCGCTGGCAAGAAACAGTACCAGCTCCGAGCCCATCAGCAGGGCCGACATTGCAATGTATGCCCCAAGTGCATGACTCCCACAATCCCCCATGAAATAGCGAGCAGGTGGAAGATTGAAGAAGAGAAAAGCAATCAAGGAACCAATCAATGCACTGGATGCCATACTCCCCGTCTTCAAGGAAAGCATCAGCAGCAAGAGAAGCATTGGAAGGCTGCTTCCTGCAGCCAGAGCATCAAGCCCATCGGTAATGTTCACTGCATTCACGAAATAGAGTATGTACAGCAAAGCAAACAGATAGTAGCCTATACCCAAATCAAGCTGGAATACCACCAAATCGATACGGGTGCTGAGCAGGTTCTGACCCTTGGCGAGTACCAGAAGCAAGAGGGCCCCTTGCATCTGCAACAACAATTTCACTACCGATGGCAAGCCATCGCCATTGGCATGTTTGCGCTTCATGTGGTCATCCAGGAAACCAATGCCGGCAAAAATGACCAAGGAAAGCAAGGGGAACAACACCTGTGGATTGGAAAGCGAAGGATCAAAGAGGGAAACCAACAAGGTTCCCATGGTGAAAGCCAAGCCTCCAAGCACTGGAGTCCCAGCCTTTTGCTTCTGGAAGGCCCTCAGCTCCGGTTTGACCGCAATGTCGCTCTGTTTTACAAAAGACAACAGAACCTTCGAGATTACGAAGGTTACGACAAAGGAGAGTACAAATAGGAGCAACAACCTATCAGGCATACCTCATCGGCCTCCTTGCAGCATATTCAGTGAGTGAGGGAATCAACCGCTCCATGCCTACTGAGCGTGAAGCCTTGAGCAAGAACAGGTCTCCCCGATTGCTCTGCCTCTCAACAGTATGTTCCAACTCCTCGAAGTTTTCCGTAAATGATACTTTCTCAGCATATCCCTGCCGCCTAAGCTGGCTTGCAGCTTCCTTCATTTCACTCCCATAGAGGTAAGCCCTACCGAAGGAGGACTTTGCCAGCAGATTCGCAACCGATCGGTGTGCAAACCGGGACTGGTTCCCCAGTTCCTTCATAGGACCGAGCACAACCTTCTTCTCCCCCTCCCACCTGAGGCTGGAGATATAGGAGAGAATACTCCTGGTGGAATCCAGGCTGGCATTGTAGGAGTCATCGATAATGGTGATATCACTACGATATACCGAGCTTCTTCCCTGCATTGGAGTGAACCCTTCAAGTGCCTGGGCGATTTCCCTAGGGCTTGCCCCGAGATAAGCTCCAATCGCTATGGCACCAACAATATCTTCGAGCAAATGCTTGCCTACTGCCCTGACCTGGAAGGGTTCCCCATCATAGGTAACCAACCAGCCTTCCAAACCAAGGTCAACAGCCTTCACTGCATCTCTATCATAACGATACAGTGTTCTCGAGGCTTGTTTCTCAATGCGCGGGAGATGTTTGCAGGAACGACTTACAAACCCTGCTTCAATCCCTGGATGGAAAATCTTGGCTTTCTCCTGTGCGATGATCTCCTGGCTCCCAAACTTCTCAAGATGGGAGATGCCGATATTCGTCAGAAGAGCAATATCGGGTTTGAGGATTGAGACCATTCTATCCATCTCCCCAACATGATCGATACCCATCTCGAAGATTCCATAGCGACTCTTTTTATCCAAGGAGAAGGTGCTCAGGGGAAGTCCATACTCACTGTTGAGATTTCCAGGGGTCTTCGCAGTCGGGCCGAGTTGTCCTGCTATGCATGCGATCGCTTCCTTGGTGGTACTCTTTCCGCAGCTGCCGGTTATGCCCACCGTTTTCAGCTGGGGAAACAAGGAGAGGTAGGAACGGGATAGTGCATGCAAACTGGCTAGCACGTCATCACTGGCTAGAACTGCACAATCACATGAGTGTAAGGCCTCCTGTGCGCGTTCAGTAGGAACTACAACTGCAGCAGCCCCTTTATCTGATACTGACCTGATGTACGTAAAACCGTCGGTGCGCTCCCCTTTCAAAGCAAAGAAGAGGCTTCCTTCCCTACAGAGCCTGCTATCAATCTGCACATCAGCAATGCGCATGGAACTGCCCCTGATGCATGTTGCCTGACAAAGAGGAGCAATGGATGAAGGAGTAAAGGAGAACTGGTCTATATGTTGGTAGGTGTTCATTGGCTACTCCTTGAGATGGGGAGCATTGCCGCGGCCTTGATTGGTTGGAATACAATTCCCTCTCTCCAGGCACCGTCAGCCAACGACTCAGGCATACTTAGTGAAGAAATGCTGGCACGCAGGACCTGTTGTTCCTCTTCCAATGCCTGGCGATTCTCCAAGAGTGTCTGGTATTCCACTTCAAGCGAGCGATTGATCCCCCGCTGCCAGAGCGGCAGGAAGATTGCGACCATCAGGAGAAGTAGCATGACCAGAATCATGGCGTGCTGGAGGCGCTCAGCGTAGCGAGGTTTAGCAGACGGCTGTCTGTCAATCTCCACGGTGTACCAGTCATGTACCATAGCTCGCCTCCTTTACAGCTTTTCGATGATTCTCAGTTTTGCACTCCTGCTTGCTGGGTTCTCACTTACTTCTTGCTCACTGGGTATCAGGGGTTTTTTAGTAAGGATCTTTATGGTTGCCTCACTCCCCTCTGCCATTCCCTTGAACAGCCACTTCACCGGCCGGTCCTCCAATGAATGGAAGCTTATGACTGCAAGTCTTCCTCCACTCCTCAAGGCCTGTACGGCACCTTTTAGTGCCGGTTCGATTCTATCCAGCTCCCGGTTCACCTCAATTCGGATAGCCTGGAAGCTCCTGGTAGCTGGATGAATCCTTCCATAGCGATAGTTGGGGGGAACTGATTTGTAGATGATGGAAGCCAGTTCCTCACTACCTGTTATCTTATGGAGCTTGCGTGCCTCCACGATCGCCCGGGCAATACGCCGGGAGTATCGTTCCTCACCAAATTGATAGATGACATCAGCCAGTCGTTTTTCCTGGTATCCGTTCACCACATCCTGGGCACTGATGGGGGCATCCTTGTCCAGCCTCATATCGAGCTCTTCACCCTTCCTGAAAGAAAAACCGCGTTCGGACTCTTCAAAGTGGAAGCTGGAAATGCCCAGGTCAAAGAGAACCAGATCCAGATCCTGCTGCCCATATTCAGAGAAGAAATCATCAAACCAGATATTCCTGGGGGTAAAACGTTCTCCAAAGGGTTCCATTCGCTTGATCGCTTTCTTCTGGATTTCACGGTCACGATCAAGCCCTGTTACTTCCAGGTTTGGGTATTTGGAGAGGAATAGGAACGTATGTCCGCCTTCTCCACAGGTGCAGTCGACCATCTTTGCCGGCCGATCATTCGGTGGTACCAAGTACTCGAGGATTTCTTGGGTCATTACCGAGTAGTGAACGTACTCCATCAGAAGTCCTCCCTGATCATTTCGCTGAGCGACTGTGCAGCGTCAAGGAACTCATCCATGCTTGCATGCAGGTATTGCTCATAGGCACTTCGGTTCCAGAGCTCCAGATAATTGCCGGTGCCAAGGAGTACCGACTCCTCTTTGGCGGCAAGGGAGACACTCTCCCTGAGGCTCTGCGGGATGTTGACTCTCCCAACCTTGTCAAACTCACACAATTGCGCCGGGGCTATCATGCCACGTTGTAGAATCCTAAGCTTCCGGTCGAACATTGCACCAGGACCGTTCATAATCGTGTTCTTGAGTTTCTCAAAATCGGTGGGAAGCATCAGCCAGAGACAGTTCTCCAGACCTCTGGTCACATAGAGGGCTTCCCCTTCCAATGCGCTCCGCAATCGGGAAGGGATGAGTATACGACCCTTGTCGTCAATGGTGTTGTAAAACTCACCAGTCAACATGACCAGGCTCCTCACCTTTTTCAATATTTGGGATTTTCTCCCACTTACATCCATAAATGTACACTTCTTACCACCACAGTACAACCGAACTTTTCCATCTTTCCACCGGTATGATAGGTAAAAATGTCACTCACTGCTTAACAAGCGTAGACTATTTAGCGATATTTTGAGGTTTTTGCCTGGATACAGAAAAATCCCCCTCCAAAAAGGAAGGGGACAGAGTAATGAAGAATTTTCTATTTATCTTTCAGGATTGAAGATGTTGTAGTCGATATCGCTGAAGAGAATATCTCGCTTTTCGGCCTTTACCAACCACTCAGTATTCACGGCATTTTTGCACATATTCCCATAGACAACATTGAAGTTCCTCAGGTGGTCTCCAATTCGTTTCTGTGCATATTCAGTACTGCTCTTGTTGAACAGGATGAATGGCCAGTCACTTGCCATGGACAGCAGCACTTCCCTCGCAGCCTGATTAAGGAATCTCTGCTTCAGGCTGATCTGGTCATTGAACCGAACGGCAAGTTCCTCCATCCTTTCGATGGCCTTATGGATATGCCGGTAGGTCCAAGCATTTGAACCATCAAGCCACACAGCACTATAGCCACCTTGTCCCCATGAGGAGAAGGCAGGCCTGACCCTCTGCAGGGTGTCTCTCTCCTTTTCCAGGAAGGCAGAGGGAGAGACAAAGGAAGTTTGCTGTTCAAGTTCCGCATTCTGACGGAATACCTGTTCAATCCAATCGATGCCTTCAAACCACCAGTGGCCGAACAGCTCAGCGTCATAACCCAAGGTAAATATAGGATCCTTGTCCACCACCCCTTCGAGGTTCTCCGCTTTCTTGTTGACGTTGTACAGGAAATTCCTGGCATGATCTGCCACACGCTTCTGGGCAAGATCCCGACGATAGGGAATTTTTTGGTCAGTCTGCCCGGTGATCGCCCAGTACTTATATCCGGTAAACACGCGTACCGAAGGTTCATGGATATAGGGCTTGATATACTCCATCGGCAGGTCATAACCGATATCTCGGTAAAACTCACGATAATGACGGTCGGTAGGATAGCCTGAGGCGTTGGACCAAACCAGGCTGGTAGTCTGGAAATCCCTGGGGAAGGCAGCCACTCCATTCGGGGTTTGTACAGGGCGATAGGTGCCACACTTGACCTTGTCCGGTGAGAGCAACATGGACTGGCTGGCTGTCTGGAACCATGAGATACCATGATACTTCAACGATTCTTCAAGCCCAGGATAATACCCGCACTCAGGCAACCAGAATCCCTTTGGCAGATGGCCGAAGGTTGTAAGGAAGGACTGTACCCCCAGCTCCACCTGCGCATTGATTGCAGTTGGATAATCCTTGTAAAGCGGGAGATAAGCGTGGGTTGCAGCGGTGGTTGCAAGCTCCAGATGACCACTCATTTCCAGTGCCTTGAAACCCTCGAGGATATTTCCACGATATCGGTCCTGGAAATCCCCCAGATTCTCTCGTGCCTGGTCGAGATAGAACTGAGCCATCTCAAGGAACTCCGGTTGTTCCTTGGTACAGCGTGAGACCTCTTTCTCTCCGAGCTCAATATGACGTTCAAGATACTCTAGAAACCGTTCCTGGAGCACAGGATCGGTAAGCATACAGCAAAGCGTGGGAGAGAGGCTTATGGTCATCTTGAAAGGAATCTTGTCTTGGACAAGTCGGTTGAACATCCTCAGCAGGGGAAGGTAGCTCTCACTGATGGATTCAAAAAGCCAATCCTCCTCAAGGAATCGCGGGTATTCTGGGTGTCTGACAAAAGGGAGATGGGCATTCAGGATGAATGCAATTGATGGTTTGGACATTACAGTACCCCCTTGCTCAGATTCTGTGCGAGATCCCTGATCACCGGATTATCGACAATCTCCCCTTCCTTCGTTACCAGGGAGGAAAAGTTTGCCAGGAAGGAGGAGTAGTCTCCCACCAACTCTTCGCTATGCTTCTGCCAGTAGGCAGGATAGGTTTCGATACTCTTGCTCTGTGCCAGGGACATCTCATTCCCCTTACGGTCACGCCAGCAAAGATCAACCAAATACGAGGAGCCCATATTGGGCAGGTTGATATTCCACTGGGTATCTTCACGTTCTACAGAGATATCAAAGGACAACACTTCCCCGGTCTCAAATCTGGTTTCCTGAACCCGAAGGAACAAGCTGCTGGGAGCCTGTCCATCCTCACCGAAGACCATTTGCTGGGAAGCCGGCGACAGGGACCAATAGGCATAAGCCCACTGAGGGTCCCGAAGCAGGAGATGGATTGATGTATCCAGATAGGTTTCAGGCAACTGTTCAACGCCAGGGAGATCACTCAGATTCTGCTTGTCCCCCCGATAGTCGGTAAGGGAGTTGCAAAACCTGTTTCTATGGATTTTTCCCTTCTGTGCCGATGAGACTTCATCGTCTTGTTCGCCGAAGGCTTCCTCCAAGGCGTCGATGAGCTCCTCCCGATCGAGTGTCTGCCAATCTTCCAAACATTCCTGTTGGGCGATATATTGCAACTCGGTAGTAGACAAGGAATCAATATTGATGAGAATCATGCTTACTCCCAAAAAGTATCCTGACGGATGTTCTTTTACGCAATCGTAAAAGAATCAACGCGCTTAGTCAACCAATGGCTCTTTTTCCTTAGTCAAAGAGAGTCTGCAAGGCAAGATCTACCATCGAGTCGAAGGTAGTCTGCCTCTCCTTCGGAGCAACCTGTTCCCCGGTAAGCAGGGAGTCACTGACCGTGAGCAAAGTCAGGGCCTCAATCCTCTTGAGTCGGGCCAAGGTGTAGAGCTCGCATGTCTCCATATCTACGGCCATGGTTCCCACCGACTGTGCTATAGCTTTCTTCTCATCACCTTTCATGTCATAGAACTGATCACTGGTAAACACATTTCCCACTGCATACCCGATGCCCATTTCCTTTGCATTCTCATAGGCCCGCATGAGCAAAGGGAACGTTGCTGTCGGTGCAAATTGGTAGGTTCCGAAACGGCTCACGTTCATCCCGCTGTCAGAGTCTGCTCCCTGGACAATCAATACATCCTTGAGTTTGAGTGATTCACTCATGGTCCCACAGGTACCTACACGTACCAGGCGCTTTGCTCCATAGCTGTCGATCAATTCTTGGGCATAAATGGAAAATGAGGGCATCCCCATCCCTGTTCCTTGTACAGAAACTCGTTGACCATGATAGAGACCGGTGAATCCATACATTCCCCGTATTTCGTTGTACTGCACCACATCCGTCAGATAGGTTTGTGCTATATGCTTTGCTCTGAGTGGATCCCCAGGCAATAAAACGGTATCGGCAATGCTGTTTTTATCTGAAACAATATGAATACTCATGGCTTCCTCCTACCGTATCATTCACCAGAACGCAACAATGTGCAAGATAGGGCGCCAACCGGTAGTCCGCCTTCTTGGTATTATGATATACTGGGCGAGCTATATGAAAACAAACAAATCGGACAAGACGTCCCTGATCCTTCATGGACATTTCTATCAACCACCAAGAGAAAACCCCCAGACGGGACTCATCGGCAAACAGCTTACTGCAAGCCCCTTCCCAGACTGGAATGAACGTATACATGCAGATTGCTACAAGGCAAACAGCCTCTCTCGATATCTCTCTGGAGTCAGGAGAATCCTCAGCCTGACAAACAACTACGAGTACCTGAGTTTTAATTTCGGGCCTACTCTGCTCAGCTGGATGGAGAAATACCATCAGAATACGTATCATCTCATCCTGGAAGCAGACAGAATAAGCAAAGAACGTCTCGGCTTTGGAAATGCCATTGCCCAAGCGTACAACCATACCATTCTCCCGCTGTGTACCGAAGAGGACGCAAGGGTCCAGATCCGTTGGGGACTGGAAGACTTTGCACAACGTTTTTCCAGGAAGGCTGATGGGATCTGGCTACCGGAGACAGCAATCAGCCCTATGGTTATCGACATCCTCGCTGAGGAAGGTGTTTCCTACGTCATCCTGTCCCCTTGGCAGTGCAAGGCAATCGAAGACAAGAAGAAGGGAACCATTGACCTGGAAGGCAGAGGTGCCCCCTATGACAGACCATTCCTCTTGCGAGGAGCCAAGGGTAAGACCATCAGTGTATTCTTCTATAATCCCCAGTTGGCTGAAGGCATCAGCTTCGGACACTACCTGAGGGACGCCGACTCACTCTACCAGCGTCTGGTTTCCATCAGGGAAGATGAGAACCCCAGCCTTATTCATACCGCTACCGATGGAGAGATCTACGGCCATCATGAGCCCTATGGTGATATGGCCCTCTCTGCCCTGATCAGGAAGGTCGAAGAGCGAGATGACTTTAGGTTCACCAACTATGCCGCCTATCTCAAGGATCATCCGGCTACAGAGATGGCTTACCTGCATGACGGAGAAGAAAAAAGGGGTACCAGTTGGTCCTGCAGCCATGGCGTTTCGCGGTGGTACAAAGATTGTGGTTGTCACACAGGCGGTGAAGAGAGCTGGAACCAAGCATGGAGAACCCCGCTTCGCCTCGCTTTCGATAATCTCTCAAGAGAAATCGATGTAATTTTTGCTGATGAAGTGCAGAAAATCTTGGGCAAAGACGTTGATTCCAGAGAAATTCTCTACCAATTCTCCCCGGTTGCCAGCCATCTCAAGGATATGAACAGCTTCCTCTCTTCATTTACGGATGATGCTGGAAAGAAACATAGGTTGGCGATGTTGCTGGAGGGGCAGAAATACAAGCACTTCTCCTACACCAGTTGTGGTTGGTTCTTCAATGACCTAGCCGGACTGGAACCGAAACAAAATATTGCCTACGCTCTCATGGCTGTCGATCTATACAATCCGTTCAGCCGGAAAGATCTTCTGGGGCAACTTCTGGAAGATCTGAGCAGGGCAAAGGCAAACAGGAAACAAGACGGGACTGGCAAGACCCTTGCCAAGGAACTTTTGCATACACTTCCCGGTGAAGTAGAGGCAGCACTTTTCTTTGCGCTCAATCGTCGTATCGCTGAGAAAGAGGACCATGAGGAAATCTATGGATGGTTCCATTTGGATTCATACACAGAAGTGGATGAACACACTGAGCGGCTCCTAGTCACCAATACAGAGACGCTGACTCATTACATCTGTACGGCACGTGACCCAAACCCTGCACAGGCTACGCTTGAGTATCTCATGGAGGTTCAAGAGGAAGGCTCTGATACAGTCAAGACCACGAACATCGGGCATAAGCAGATCCCCTTGCGCATGCGGGACCAACTATTCGACCAGATTGACAGAAGTGTATGCTCCCTTGACTATGATGCTCTCAGGAGATTGTCAAAAAACATTTTCCACTATGCCACACTGGCAAAGCATGTACCATATCTACCAATGGGGTCCCTCTATGAAGAGCTGATAGGTTCATCCTTGAGTTCCATCAAGAGTTTGTTCATGTATGGCAGCTTGGACAAATGGGATGAATACAAACAGGATTTCGCCTTGATGCTTGAATTCCTCAAGAAGTATGGAAAACAGCCGGATATAGATCTGGTCGCTACAATCTTCCACACCCAAATGACGAATCTGGGTGAGAAAATTCAGGAACACGGTCTGTATGAGGACAATATTCGTTTCATTCTGGAGTTCTTGCAGATTGTACGGGAGAGAGGATTCCAACCTGACCTCACCGCATTACAGAATGCAGTATATCCATATGTAAACATGCAAAAGCAACCGAAGGAAGAGGACATTACCTCAATCAACGCATTGGCGAAGGAATTGAACTTCGATATCTATATCAATTAATTGGCAATGAGTTTGGACAGCTCGGGATCCTCCTCAAGGACCATCTGGGCATAGGAACAGAGGGGAACGATCAGTTTTCCCTCTTTCCTTACCTGTTCCACAACAAGCATTACCAACTTCCTTGCTATTCCCTGTCCCCTCAGGCTGGGAGAGACATAGGTGTGGTCGATCGCAATACGCTTATCCCCGAGGGGGCGCATGGTGATTCTGGCCATGGGAATCTCATTCTCTTCACCATAGGCAAATCCATTATCTGCTTTGTAATAGTCCATCAGTTCCTCCCTGCTTGCAGTAGCTTCTTTGCATGCCCAAGGCTTTCGCTACTGGAATCATCACCACTGAGCATCCTTGCTATTTCCTTTTGACGTTCTTCCTCTTCCACACTTCTGATCATGGAGTAACTCATCTGGTTTCGTATCTCCTTGTGCACCACCAGATGGGTATCTGCCTTGCTTGCAATGGAAGCAAGGTGGGTAATGACAATAACCTGATGGGAACGGCTGAGGTTCATCAGCTGGTCAGCTACAGAGAGCGCCACGCTGCCTCCAATACCGGCATCAACCTCATCAAAGATCAGCGTAGGTACCGCATCACTCTCTGCCAGGCTGGTTTTCACTGCAAGCATGATACGTGACAGCTCCCCTCCACTGGCTACATCCTTGATGGAACGCAT
The sequence above is drawn from the uncultured Sphaerochaeta sp. genome and encodes:
- a CDS encoding DUF3536 domain-containing protein; the protein is MKTNKSDKTSLILHGHFYQPPRENPQTGLIGKQLTASPFPDWNERIHADCYKANSLSRYLSGVRRILSLTNNYEYLSFNFGPTLLSWMEKYHQNTYHLILEADRISKERLGFGNAIAQAYNHTILPLCTEEDARVQIRWGLEDFAQRFSRKADGIWLPETAISPMVIDILAEEGVSYVILSPWQCKAIEDKKKGTIDLEGRGAPYDRPFLLRGAKGKTISVFFYNPQLAEGISFGHYLRDADSLYQRLVSIREDENPSLIHTATDGEIYGHHEPYGDMALSALIRKVEERDDFRFTNYAAYLKDHPATEMAYLHDGEEKRGTSWSCSHGVSRWYKDCGCHTGGEESWNQAWRTPLRLAFDNLSREIDVIFADEVQKILGKDVDSREILYQFSPVASHLKDMNSFLSSFTDDAGKKHRLAMLLEGQKYKHFSYTSCGWFFNDLAGLEPKQNIAYALMAVDLYNPFSRKDLLGQLLEDLSRAKANRKQDGTGKTLAKELLHTLPGEVEAALFFALNRRIAEKEDHEEIYGWFHLDSYTEVDEHTERLLVTNTETLTHYICTARDPNPAQATLEYLMEVQEEGSDTVKTTNIGHKQIPLRMRDQLFDQIDRSVCSLDYDALRRLSKNIFHYATLAKHVPYLPMGSLYEELIGSSLSSIKSLFMYGSLDKWDEYKQDFALMLEFLKKYGKQPDIDLVATIFHTQMTNLGEKIQEHGLYEDNIRFILEFLQIVRERGFQPDLTALQNAVYPYVNMQKQPKEEDITSINALAKELNFDIYIN
- a CDS encoding GNAT family N-acetyltransferase, translated to MDYYKADNGFAYGEENEIPMARITMRPLGDKRIAIDHTYVSPSLRGQGIARKLVMLVVEQVRKEGKLIVPLCSYAQMVLEEDPELSKLIAN